The Gillisia sp. Hel_I_86 genome has a segment encoding these proteins:
- a CDS encoding TonB-dependent receptor, whose product MKKFILVFLLLSSISEALAQVVKGKIIDATTLGPIENAKVLEVGSGVFTFSGASGNFEIETSTTNIILEVSALGYVTRQIKANPNSVKSISLIPSRENLSEVVITGALISKTLQNTPASISVLSTKDLQKIDNSNLAQVFNAVPGVYVNQGALNTTKLNIRGIGARSQYSTNRIQAYFNGIPLTSGEGELTIDDFDVEAISKIEVIKGPTSSMYGAGLGGVINMYAGNAEIDKAQIGISSQVGSFGTYKKTVSASHGTKSTSLFATFNDLESDGYRDNGSYKRQSGLINANVFTENGNKLSFLGNFTKLKAFIPSSLNENDYVNDPEKAAFTWGKSRGYESYERGLFGVSYIHHFSTDFANQTSLFVNFRDAYEPRPFNILKEKRVATGARTKFNLQLKLFKLDSELSFGAEYYKEWYSMQTFENLYQDFEDQGSVLGAVLSNNEQDRNYANFFGQLNLELSKKLNLETGFNINTTSYGLEDLYVADEIDQSGDYRFKTTFSPRMGLSYEIVPGRNIYTAISHGFSTPTVEETLTPEGQINTDLKPETGINYEIGFKGNWLDNRLYTEIALYSIQIDNLLVAQRISEDQYVGINAGKTNHNGIETTIKYNVQLTPKIRIQPYFNAAFNYFEFEEFVNREEDFSGNKLPGVPKSTFNSGFEIGYANNFTLFTNLLAVGEIMLNDANSLSTDNYQVIDIKARYDFKVFNNFEANISAGINNVLDEKYASSVLPNAVGFGGAAPRYYYPGNPRNYFVGVGLNYVF is encoded by the coding sequence TTGAAAAAATTTATTCTTGTTTTTCTCCTACTTTCTAGTATTTCTGAAGCTTTAGCACAAGTGGTAAAAGGTAAAATAATTGATGCAACAACTTTAGGACCTATCGAAAATGCAAAGGTTTTGGAAGTTGGTTCCGGTGTTTTTACCTTTTCCGGTGCCAGCGGAAATTTTGAAATAGAAACTTCAACTACAAATATTATTTTAGAAGTTTCTGCTTTGGGGTATGTCACGCGTCAAATTAAGGCAAACCCTAATTCAGTAAAAAGCATTTCACTAATTCCATCTAGGGAAAATCTTTCTGAAGTAGTTATAACCGGCGCGCTTATTTCCAAAACACTTCAAAATACGCCAGCGTCAATAAGTGTTTTAAGTACTAAAGATCTTCAGAAAATTGATAATTCAAACCTTGCGCAAGTTTTTAATGCTGTTCCCGGGGTGTATGTAAATCAAGGAGCTTTAAATACCACAAAATTAAATATTCGGGGGATTGGGGCACGATCTCAGTATAGCACAAACAGGATTCAGGCTTATTTTAACGGGATTCCCTTAACATCTGGAGAGGGTGAGTTAACGATCGATGATTTTGATGTTGAAGCCATCTCTAAAATTGAAGTTATTAAAGGGCCTACCTCCAGCATGTATGGGGCAGGTTTGGGCGGAGTCATTAATATGTATGCCGGTAATGCTGAAATTGATAAAGCCCAAATCGGAATTTCTTCGCAAGTAGGAAGTTTTGGTACATATAAAAAAACGGTTTCTGCTTCTCATGGAACAAAGAGCACTTCCTTATTTGCCACTTTTAATGATCTGGAAAGCGATGGGTACCGGGACAATGGCTCTTATAAAAGACAATCTGGATTGATAAATGCAAATGTTTTTACCGAGAATGGAAATAAACTTTCCTTTCTCGGAAATTTCACAAAACTAAAAGCGTTTATTCCGAGCTCACTAAATGAAAACGATTATGTAAACGATCCTGAAAAAGCTGCTTTTACTTGGGGGAAATCTCGAGGCTATGAGTCTTATGAAAGAGGCCTCTTTGGGGTTTCATACATACATCACTTTTCAACAGATTTCGCAAACCAAACGAGTTTGTTTGTTAATTTTAGGGACGCTTATGAGCCGCGACCTTTCAATATCTTAAAAGAAAAAAGAGTGGCTACCGGAGCAAGGACAAAGTTCAATTTGCAATTAAAGCTATTTAAATTGGATTCAGAACTGAGTTTTGGAGCCGAATATTATAAGGAATGGTATTCTATGCAAACCTTCGAGAATTTATACCAGGATTTTGAAGATCAAGGAAGCGTGTTGGGAGCTGTTTTAAGCAATAACGAGCAAGATAGAAACTATGCAAATTTCTTCGGCCAGCTAAACTTGGAGCTCTCCAAAAAACTGAATTTGGAGACAGGCTTCAACATAAATACAACCAGCTATGGTTTAGAGGATTTGTATGTAGCCGATGAGATCGATCAATCTGGGGACTATCGCTTTAAAACCACTTTTTCGCCACGCATGGGACTTTCTTATGAGATTGTTCCGGGGAGGAATATTTATACAGCTATAAGCCATGGTTTTTCCACACCCACAGTAGAAGAAACTTTAACCCCGGAAGGACAAATCAATACCGATTTAAAACCCGAGACAGGAATTAATTATGAAATTGGTTTTAAAGGGAATTGGCTGGACAATAGATTATATACTGAAATTGCTTTGTATTCTATCCAAATCGACAATTTATTGGTCGCCCAACGGATTTCGGAAGATCAATATGTGGGGATCAATGCCGGTAAGACCAATCACAACGGAATTGAAACGACTATTAAATATAATGTTCAGTTAACTCCTAAAATCAGGATCCAACCTTATTTTAATGCTGCTTTCAATTATTTTGAATTTGAAGAATTTGTAAATAGGGAAGAAGATTTCAGCGGAAATAAATTACCAGGGGTGCCAAAAAGCACTTTCAATTCAGGTTTTGAAATTGGATATGCCAATAATTTCACACTTTTCACCAATCTATTAGCTGTTGGGGAAATAATGCTGAACGATGCCAATTCCCTAAGCACTGATAATTATCAGGTGATCGATATAAAAGCCCGATATGATTTTAAGGTATTCAATAATTTTGAAGCAAATATTTCGGCAGGAATCAATAATGTATTGGATGAAAAGTATGCTTCCAGTGTCTTGCCAAACGCGGTAGGATTCGGCGGTGCTGCCCCGCGATATTATTATCCGGGGAATCCGAGAAATTATTTTGTTGGTGTTGGGCTGAATTATGTTTTTTAA
- a CDS encoding PQQ-dependent sugar dehydrogenase, giving the protein MKNITFSLLLAGTILTSCSPMKGVKEFNEQEKQKLSQRPANVVETAVGKLGIPAPFHSKSIQKVSKVVGWKEGETPKAPEGFKVEVFADGFEHPRWTYVAPNKDVFVVEANTKNSANRVTILRDQDGDGTFEHRGAFKEGLNQPFGMLVLGDYFYIANTDGLYRYAYKQGDLKLESDGEKIVDLPAGGYNNHWTRNLIANADGSKIYISVGSASNVGEYGMDKEVRRAGILEINPDGSGEQIYASGIRNPVGMDWNPVTGELWTAVNERDKLGNNLVPDYITSVKKGGWYGWPYSYYGQIKDPRWEDNPHNELVEKSIMPDVPVGPHTASLGLTFYTHDAFPEKYKNGAFVGQHGSWNRDPLSGYKVVFVPFVDGQPQTPEDFLTGFIANEETGEVHGRPVGVTTLPDGSLLVNDDDSNVIWKISAE; this is encoded by the coding sequence ATGAAAAATATCACGTTTAGTTTACTGCTTGCCGGGACTATTTTAACCTCCTGTTCACCAATGAAAGGAGTAAAGGAATTTAATGAGCAAGAAAAGCAAAAGTTGTCACAGCGCCCTGCCAATGTAGTTGAAACTGCAGTTGGAAAATTAGGGATTCCAGCACCGTTTCACTCCAAGTCTATCCAAAAAGTAAGTAAAGTTGTTGGTTGGAAAGAGGGCGAAACACCAAAAGCACCTGAAGGCTTTAAAGTGGAAGTTTTTGCTGATGGATTTGAGCATCCACGGTGGACCTATGTGGCTCCAAATAAGGATGTTTTCGTTGTAGAAGCCAATACAAAAAATAGTGCTAACAGGGTAACTATTTTAAGAGACCAAGATGGAGATGGCACATTTGAACATCGCGGTGCTTTTAAGGAAGGCTTAAACCAGCCTTTTGGGATGTTGGTTTTGGGCGATTATTTCTACATCGCTAATACAGATGGGCTTTATAGATATGCTTATAAGCAAGGAGATCTTAAACTGGAATCTGATGGCGAAAAAATAGTGGATCTGCCTGCTGGTGGCTATAACAATCACTGGACCCGAAATCTAATTGCAAATGCAGATGGCAGCAAGATCTATATTTCTGTAGGTTCTGCCAGTAATGTAGGGGAATATGGAATGGATAAGGAAGTTCGTAGGGCTGGGATTTTAGAAATTAACCCTGATGGTTCTGGGGAGCAGATATATGCCAGCGGGATCAGGAATCCAGTTGGAATGGACTGGAACCCTGTTACCGGGGAATTATGGACTGCAGTTAATGAAAGGGATAAGTTGGGAAACAATTTAGTGCCAGATTATATTACGAGTGTGAAAAAAGGGGGCTGGTATGGGTGGCCTTATTCTTATTATGGGCAAATCAAGGATCCGCGTTGGGAAGATAATCCGCATAATGAGCTAGTTGAAAAATCTATCATGCCAGATGTGCCTGTTGGACCACATACAGCCTCTCTAGGTTTGACTTTCTATACACACGATGCTTTTCCTGAAAAATATAAAAACGGGGCTTTTGTAGGTCAGCATGGTTCCTGGAACCGCGATCCGCTTTCTGGTTATAAAGTTGTTTTTGTGCCTTTTGTAGACGGACAACCACAGACACCAGAGGATTTTTTAACAGGGTTCATAGCAAACGAAGAAACTGGGGAAGTACATGGAAGACCAGTTGGGGTGACCACTTTACCAGATGGTTCATTATTGGTAAATGATGATGACTCCAATGTAATCTGGAAAATTTCTGCGGAATAA
- a CDS encoding IS4 family transposase, producing MRRGFTGLGDKRLVYRGNKILSDLFSKSVHSIRQLSRNESDAKAVYRFLQNDRVSEGDIVENLVHNCQMACAGKFVVCIQDTTEVNLSSHGNRINKDGFVGTTNAKNSQGLGFFIHPSLVLDAVSGTPYGYSDIKIWNRPLEFASKHERQYGKLPIEEKESYKWIEVSKNTQASLRGVVAGMVIVQDREGDIYEQFATIPDAQTDLLIRARTDRTLADGSKLFSCLADQPYQGSYEVQVDACAKTRRKKRIAKIEIRYKEVELKRTRAASKAVAPSIKLYLVEAKEANRTGPDRVCWRLLTSLPIETLEMAEMCVEWYKWRWTIEEVFKILKKEGYNIEASELEYGSSVRKLSLLIMEVIIKLFLMRLAYAVPEGEMSADSCFTEEEQTFLEHQIIRLEGRTEKQKNPYKEKGLKRYVWAIARLGGWKGYESKRHPGITTLWIGLKYFKAAMEGWTIHKDVSTR from the coding sequence ATGAGAAGGGGGTTCACAGGCTTAGGGGATAAACGGTTGGTTTATCGGGGCAACAAGATTTTATCGGACCTGTTCAGCAAGAGCGTCCATTCGATCCGTCAGCTCAGCAGGAACGAATCAGACGCAAAGGCCGTTTACCGTTTTTTGCAGAACGATAGGGTCAGTGAAGGAGATATAGTAGAGAACTTGGTACATAATTGCCAGATGGCTTGTGCGGGCAAATTTGTTGTCTGTATCCAAGATACCACGGAGGTCAACCTAAGCAGCCATGGTAATAGGATCAATAAAGATGGCTTTGTGGGCACGACCAATGCGAAGAATTCCCAGGGACTGGGGTTCTTCATCCACCCAAGTTTGGTCTTGGATGCCGTGAGCGGCACCCCCTACGGCTATTCTGATATAAAGATCTGGAACAGGCCCTTGGAGTTCGCATCAAAGCATGAAAGACAGTACGGCAAGCTGCCCATAGAAGAAAAAGAGTCCTATAAGTGGATAGAAGTTTCCAAAAACACACAGGCCTCGCTAAGGGGCGTGGTAGCGGGAATGGTGATCGTACAAGATAGGGAAGGCGATATCTACGAACAGTTTGCAACCATACCAGATGCACAAACAGATCTATTGATAAGGGCCCGTACGGATAGGACCTTGGCGGATGGGTCAAAATTGTTTAGCTGCCTGGCGGACCAACCCTATCAAGGATCCTATGAGGTACAGGTGGATGCCTGTGCAAAGACCAGAAGAAAAAAAAGGATTGCAAAAATTGAAATCAGATATAAAGAGGTGGAACTTAAAAGGACCAGGGCGGCAAGCAAAGCAGTGGCACCCAGCATAAAACTATACCTGGTAGAGGCCAAAGAGGCGAACCGTACCGGGCCGGACAGGGTGTGCTGGAGGTTGTTGACAAGCCTGCCCATAGAGACTCTGGAAATGGCAGAAATGTGCGTGGAATGGTATAAGTGGAGGTGGACCATAGAAGAGGTGTTCAAGATATTAAAAAAAGAGGGCTACAATATCGAGGCGTCAGAGCTGGAGTATGGGTCATCGGTAAGAAAACTGAGCTTGTTGATAATGGAGGTCATCATCAAACTGTTCTTGATGCGGCTGGCGTATGCGGTACCAGAAGGAGAGATGAGCGCCGATAGCTGTTTCACGGAAGAAGAACAAACGTTTTTAGAGCACCAGATAATAAGACTGGAAGGTAGGACAGAGAAACAAAAAAACCCGTATAAGGAAAAAGGGCTAAAGAGATATGTTTGGGCGATAGCAAGACTTGGCGGATGGAAAGGCTATGAAAGCAAAAGGCATCCGGGCATAACGACCCTATGGATAGGATTGAAATATTTTAAGGCTGCCATGGAAGGGTGGACCATTCATAAAGATGTGTCCACACGATAG